The Rhizobium rosettiformans genomic sequence GCAGAAGGCGACAAGGCCCTTGGGCGGCAGGACCGGATCACCGGCCGGGTACGGATTCAGGCGGTTTTCGAACCACGAGAACATGAAACGTCTCCAGAAATGGCGCGCGCGCGACACCGGACAAAGGTGCAAAACACGCGAATATTCAATGATTGGGGCCACTTATGGCCGCAGGATGAATCAGTTTGGGAAAAGAGGCGGAGGTGACGCCCTCAGGCGGCAACAGCCATAAATCGGGGCTGGCGCGAAATACCGAATAGATCCATCGATGGCCCTCCCGCTTTAGTGTTGAGTAGGGCTTTCTTCTATCGGCGGACAGGGGAATTTTCCAGCCGGCTTTCGCGGCGATCGAGACATTCTGCCGCAACTGTTGCACACCGATCACAGACGGCAACAAGCAAGGCTGCGTCCGCCTTGAGCGACGTGCCCCGATCGCATAAGACCGGCCCATGACCGACTTGCGCATCGCCCTCTACCAGCCAGACATTCCCGGCAACACCGGAACCATCCTCCGGCTCGCCGCCTGTCTCGGCATGAAGGTCGACATCATCGAGCCTGCCGGTTTCGTGCTCTCAGACAAGAACCTGAAGCGCGCCGGCATGGATTATCTCGCAAGCGTCGCCATGACCCGCCACGTCAACTGGGAGCGCTTCGACACCTGGCGTCTGTCGGAAGGCCGCCGCCTCGTGCTTGCCTCGACCAAAGCCGCCCTGCCCTATACGCGCTTCGACTATGCCGGAAATGACATCCTGCTCTTCGGGCGAGAAAGCGCCGGTGTCCCCGATCAGGTGCATGACCGGGCCGATCACCGCGTTATCATCCCCATGATCGAGGGCCAGCGTTCGATCAATGTCGCGATGTCGGCAGCCATGATCGCCGGGGAAGCGCTGCGCCAGACCGGTTTCTGACTCCGGATCGGCAGGAACCAGACATAGATCAAGGCGCCCACAGTCGCCCTCGCCTAGGATAGCGAGACGGTCGCGATGCGCCGCTTCAACGGCAATTGCTAATTCAACCGTATCGCGCTATGCTGCATTGCAGCAAAAAGGGAGATGGAGTCATGTTCGAGACAGCATTCGCCCTGGGTCTGACCCAGTTCGCCCGATCCTTGAGCTTCCCCGAGCGCTTGAGCCAGCGCCCGGTCCGCAACGCCGCCCTGGAGCCCTGGCGGCTCCGCAACACGGGCATGGACGCGCTCTACTATGACGTCAAGGCCCTCACGGCCGACGAGACCTTCTACATCAGTGACAGTCTCGCCTCTGAAGGCCTGATCATGATCGTTCCGCCCACAGGCGCCGGAATGCTGACACTCTGCGACAGCGTCGAGGAATTCCGCCTGCGCGGTGGGCGCGAGGTGCGCGCCATGGCAGTCGCCGGCATCGGCGGTTCGGCGATCGGTGCCGCCGCCTTCGCGCGCAACGTGGCCGACGCGATCGACGCCCCCGTGGCCGCCGTGGTGTCGGGCTACGGCCTTGGCGACATCGTCAATGAGGCCATCGGCGGTGCCTTCCTCTTCGGCTGGCTCGGCCACATCAGAAGCAACCTCGAGGTGATCGACGACGTCGTCGGTCGGCCGAAGCTCGGTGCCTATGGCAAGCGCAGCGAGGATACCGATACCAGTCGCCGCACCGGCCTTGATGCCGATACGGTATCGACCCTGCTTGCAGATCCCACGCTGTCATTCACCCTGATCGCCGGCCATTCTCGCGGCAACCGCGTGATTGCCGACGCACTATACGCCTTGAAGACCAGTGATCCGGGCCGGATCGAAACGCTCGCCAATACGGCGCGCATCGTCACCTTCGGCGGCCGGATCAAGATGCCGGAAGCTTTCACCGAGGTCATCGACGTCGTCGGCGAACTCGACTGGTTCGGCGAACTGAATTCGCGCCCGAAGATTGCGACCGACATCAGGGTCCCCTTCTGCGGCCATTCGACCAATACCGACGTACCGACAGCCTTGAAGGTCACCAAAATCATCAGCGATATCCTGCGCGGTGAAGCGCCCGCTCCAGAAGCACCTGCCGAGGCTTCGATCGCAGCGACTGAGACGGTCGCAGCCCCCGTCGAAGACACCGTCGCACAACCGGTTACCGTGGAAACAGAACCGGTCGAGCCGGAAGCCCTTCCGGTGCTTGCCGTGGAGGCGCCGCTTCCAGCCGTGATCGACGTTGAAACACCAGAACCGGACGAGCCCTTGCCGGAGCCTTCGGCATCACCGGAGGCGGCAGATCCGACGGTGGAGCCTGTTGCGACAGCGGCGCCCCCGGAAAAGGACACGGACTTGCCGAAGAAAGCCGGAAAAGCCGCGACCCCGATCATGGTCCCGCTGCCGCGCGGCAAGGCAAAGCGTCCCCGCGCAAAACGCTGAGCAGCGGCCAGCAGCAGAGAACAGCGAAAGGCCCGCGCGAAGCGGGCCTTTTCGATTCACAAACAAAAGCTTGAGCTCAGAGCTTCAACCACGACGTCATCGATACATTCGCGATGTTCAGCACCGAGGACTGCAACTGATCCTGCACCTTCTCCGCCGTCAGCCGCACCCGCTGCTCATTGAGTTCCGTGTCGACCAACCGGCTGACGCCGAGTTCGGATGACCCCTGCAAGCCCTGCAGAAGCACACCGCCGCCCGTCACCTGGCTGCGCGTCGTGCTCACCTCGGCACTGGCGCTCACCATATCGATTAGGACCCGATTGAGGGTCGAGATCATCCCGTCGATCTCGTCGCCGGTCGTCCGGCTATCGATCCTGATCTCGCGGGCCCCGGCCTCCACCGGTTCGCGCGATTGGGCATCCATCAGATAGTAATTGTAAGGCACGCCGCCGAGGCTGGTGCCCGCATAGGCTCGAGTCAGAACGCCGTCGCCCGCATCCTCGCGCGAGACAAGTGTCGATTTGGCGGTGTCGAAATCGACCATATTGATGGAGAGGCCGCCATCATTGCCCGTGGTCACGGAGGCGAGCAGCGAGGTGACCTTCGGCCGCCCTCCGGCCTCGACCATCAGCCAGTTGTCTCCGTTGAACGTGCTGTCAGCAACGACCGCACCGAGCTCGGCCTTCATCTGCGAGATGTCGGCATTGATCCCATTGCGATCGGCCCCGACGGCCTTGGCGAGCACGAGCTTCTGCTGGATGCGCGCGACGATATCCGTCGCCTGTTCCAGACCGAGCGCTGCCGTATCCGATACGGCTGCCGCAATCTCGTTGGCTTCCTGCACGCTGCCGGCCGAAAGGCTTCCGGGCCGCATGGTGGTCGAAATCGACCAATAGCTGGACGCATCCGTCTCAGTCTCGGCGACAGGTGCTGTCACCGCGCGCGGCGTCACGCGATCGAGCGCGGACGCGGCAGCGCTCGCCATCGAAGCCGCACCGGCAACGGATGGGTTGAGCCAGACTGTACTCATGGGAAAACCTTATGTCGCATATCATGTCGATCCGAAGCCGGCATCATTCCGGCTATGTACAGACGAACCTAGCGACGAGGTTTTGTGATTGGCTTTCAAAGAAAGTTAGAATTCTAGCGAATTGAGAATTTGCCGTTGGATCGCACCTGGGCGGGGCGCCGTCAGTCGGCAGAAGGCAGCCGGCGCATTGTGAACTCGATCTGGTCTTCGTCGAGCTGCCGCCAGCTTTCAACTTCGGTCCAGTAAGCCGCCTTCGGAAAGGCGTCGAACCACTCGCGCGCCTTGGCTCGAGCCTCTTCGCGTGTCAGGCAATAGGTTTCGCGCACGAACTGCCCACCGAGACGCCCGGCCGTTCCGGCGCGGTGATCGGCAATACGTTTCCTGAGACCTGTAAATGGCGGCGGGCCAGGTATCTTCGTCATGAAATCCCTCGCATGGACAAGAGATTAATCCACGCAAAACCGGAAGGCGAGTCGATTTTACGGGGACACCCCCGCCCCCATATGGCCGCCTGCGATTTCACCTGATATTCGTTTGCCTGAAGAAGTTGAGGGGGACGACATGGAGCGACCGGTTCTGCCGAAAGGCCTGCCCGAGGATATCGAGGAGAAGAAGGACGCGGCACGCGCCTGGTTCGAAAGTCTGCGCGATGCGATCTGCGCCTCGTTCGAAACCCTGGAGAACGAACTCACCGGGCCGATGTCCGATCGCGAGCCTGGCCGATTCCAGGCCAAGGACTGGCTGCGTGAAGAGGGCAAGGGCGGCGGCGGCCGCATGTCGATGATGTATGGCCGCGTCTTCGAGAAGGTCGGCGTGCACACCTCGACGGTGCATGGCGAGTTCTCGCCCGAATTCCGCAAGCAGATGCCGGGCGCCGAGGAAGACCCGCGCTTCTGGGCGTCTGGCATTTCGCTGATCGCGCATCCCGTGAACCCGCATGTCCCAACGGTGCACATGAACACCCGCATGGTGGTCACATCGAGCCAGTGGTTCGGTGGCGGCGCCGACCTGACGCCGGTGCTCGACCGCCGGCGCAGCCAGGATGATCCCGACACCCGCCTCTTCCACCGTGCCATGGAGGTCACCTGCGAACGCCATCCCGCCGTGGCCGACTACCCCGCCTACAAGAAGTGGTGCGACGAATACTTCTTCCTGCCCCACCGCAACGAGGCGCGCGGCATCGGCGGCATTTTCTTCGACTGGCTGACGGCAGACGAGGACAAGGGGGGCTGGAACGCCAACTTCGCCTTTGTCCAGGATGTCGGCCGTGCCTTCAATCTCGTCTATCCGAAGATCGTCCGGGGCAATTTCAACAATCCCTGGACGGATGAGGACCGCGAGGAACAGCTTGTCCGTCGCGGCCGCTATGTGGAGTTCAACCTGCTCTACGACCGCGGCACGATCTTCGGCCTGAAGACCGGCGGCAATGTCGAATCAATCCTCTCCTCGCTCCCGCCGCTCGTGCGATATCCCTGATCGCTTGGGGTTACCGCTGACACGGTTATCCACAAGTCAATTCACGAAAAAGAATGAGCGGTGATTCCCGTCGCTTACGACAAAGTGTGTCGAGAACTTGACGGTTTTCATTGCGCTCACGCCGGACGGGAGGCATTCTGCGGCCTCACGCAGTATCGAGGAGGAGATTGCGATGCCCCCATCCAGCTCAGTATCCGTATCCCGCGTCAGTGACCCCGCCGATCGTGCGCTCAAGGCACCAGAATTGATCGATCGGCTGGCGGAGCAAATGCGTCAGTCGAGTGATGTCGACTTGCCCCATTCTTATTTCGTTGAGCAGGTGCGCCTCGGTCTGGCCGGCAAAGATCTCGCCGACCGGCTCGCCGCAAACGACATCGAAACCGGCAGCCATCGGGGCAAACGCCAGCCCGCGCGCTCCGTTTTCCATGCCTGGGCCATGCCCGATTGATCAGACAGAATCCACCGCGTCGATACTTTGGCCCGCCCTGTGCGGGCCATTTTTTTGGCATCCGCCGAACAATCGTGGCATTCTGCGGTTTCGAGAGTTGAGGAGACGAAGGAGGAGACGATCATGAAACGCTTCGAATGCGGAACTCTGGTCCCCGGCTGCGACTGGCACACGCGGGCCGAGGAAGAGGCTGAAGTCGTGAGAAGGGCCGTGGAACACTTGAAGGTCACCCATGGCGAGGAGATCATCCGTCCGTCCATGGTGGATCACATCAAGGAACGGATTCGCAACGATCAGTCCCAGACGGCCTGAAGCCGCGCGCGACTGCCCAAACGGCAACGGAGCCCGGCATGCGGGCTCCGTGTCCAGAAAGAAGCTTGCGTGTCTCAGCTGCTCGGCAGCATGACCTTGTCGATCACATGAATGACGCCGTTATCCGTGCGGATATCGGCAGACACCACGTTTGCGCCGTCAACGGTTACACCCGAACCCGACTTGGACACCGCGAGCGTGCGATCACCGCCGCTCTTGATCGTGCGGACATGGATCGTGCGGCCCGGCAGCATGGTCGAGGTCAGTTCGCGACCGACGACATGATAGCTCAGGATCGCGGCGAGCTGGTCCTTGTTCTCGGGCTTGAGCAGGTTCTCGACCGTGCCGGCCGGCAGTGCAGCAAAGGCTTCGTCGGTCGGCGCGAAGACGGTCAGCGGACCGCCGCCCGAAAGCGCATCAACGAGACCGGCCGCCTCTGCCGCGGCAAGCAGCGTCTTGAAGCTGCCGGCCTGCTGGGCGGTCTCGACGATATTGGCGGAATTCGCCGAAGGAGCGGCGAAGGTCATGCCTGCGGCAAGAAATGCGGCTGCGATGCGTGTCATGGAAATCCCTCCTCTGAAGGCCAGATCGGCGTCATGCCGATCGTGTAAAGCCGGAAGGGATACGCTGCCGAACTCCCGCTCGGATCGCAGCAGGTGGGACACTCTTTGTTGAGTGGTTCCTCATGAACCGAAGCCAACAGCATGCGTATTGGCTTCTCTTGATATCTTGAAACGTCAGACCTTCGCCAGGGTGTCCAGCCGGACGAGAAGATCCTCGCGGCTGAGATTGAACTGCGATGCGATCCAGCCCTCCTCAAGCTTGCCGAGAATTTCCCCGACCTTCGGTCCTGCAGGAATACCGGCGGCAAGCACGTCGGAGCCCTTGATCGGCAGCACTGGCCGCACGAAGCCCTCGGCACGCTTTAACAGGGCAAACAGCCGCGCACTCCGCGCCATCGCCTTCTGGTCGCCCTCGGCCCGCGCACGGGCCGAGGCAAGCTCGAGCTTCAGCACGAAAATCATGCCGTCCTTGCCGAAGCGATAGAGATCGCGGTCGAAGGCGACGTCGGTCACCGTTTCCTGTGGCTTCGGCGACCGCGCGAACCGGTCGAGCGCCATTGCCTCGGCATTCGACATCCGCAACCGCTCGGACAGCGTCACGAGCCGCGCTGCATCCTTCGGTACGATCGCGCAAAGACGCAACAGTGCATCCGGCTCCCAGCCGAGCGCCTGTTCGGCCGCTATGAGGCCGGGAATCGCATCGATTCCCCATTTCTCCGTTTCGGGCAGGATTTCGGTCAGCACGCCCGATTGGCGCATCCAGAGCAGCGCCCGCCCCGGATCGCGCGCCGATAAGAGCTTCTTGATCTCGCTCCAGACGCGCTCGGCAGACAGGGATTTCAGCTGGCTGCGCGCCCTCGCACAAGCCTTCAGACCATCCGTATCCGGACGCCCGCTGCCGTAATGGGCAAAGAAGCGGAAGAAGCGCAAGACGCGCAGGTAGTCTTCGGCAATCCGCTGCTCGGCATCGCCGATGAAGCGCACGGTTTTCGTTTCGATGTCCTTCAGGCCACCGACGAGATCGATCACCTCGCCATCGATACCGACATAAAGGGCGTTGATGGTGAGGTCGCGCCGGTCGGCATCCTCCTGCCAGCTCGCGCCGAAGGCGACCTGGGCATGGCGACCATTGGTCTCGACGTCACGCCGGAGCGTCGTCACCTCATAGCCCTTGCCGTCGACAACAAGCGTCACGGTCCCATGCTCGATCCCGGTCGGTACCGCCTTGATGCCTTTCGCCGCCGCCCGTCCGCTCACCTCTTCCGGCATCAGCGTCGTGGCAAGGTCGATATCCCCGACCGGCAGTCCCATCAGACTGTTGCGCACAGCGCCACCGACCACCCGTGTCTCCGCGCCGCCGCTATTCAGCAGCGTCATCAGCTTTTGTAGGGCGGGCTCCTGGAACCAGTCGCGATCGGCCAGATTGGTCATGCGTAGAGCCTTTCGTAGAGCGTCCGGATGATGCCGGCCGTAATGCCCCAGATATGCCGTTCCCGATAGGGCATCACATAGAAATGCCTGACGGAGCCCTGCCACATCCGGCTGTCCTGCCGATGATTGGACGGGTTCATCAGGAAGGAAAGCGGCACCTCGAAGACGCTGTCCACCTCGTCGGGATTGAGCGTCAACGCAAAACCGGGTTGCACGACGGAAAGCACCGGCTGAATGCGGAAACCGGTGCCTGAGAGATATTGCGGCAGCCGGCCGACCGTCTCGACAAAACGACGATCGAGGCCGATCTCTTCCTCCGCCTCGCGCAGCGCCGCTTCTTCCGGCGAGGTATCCGTCGCATCGATGCCACCGCCCGGAAAGGCGATCTGGCCTGCATGTTGCCGGAGCTTGCTGGTGCGCTGGGTGAGGATGATCCGCGCCTCGTCCGGATCGTCGATCACGCCGATCAGCACCGCCGCATCCTTCAGCTTCAACTGCTCGTATTGCAGGATGGTGTCGGGGTTCAGCGCATGGTCGCCATGGTCGCGCCAGGCATGTTCGAGCGGCGCACCCATCTGCTCCAGCGCCCGACGACGAAAATCCTCTGCAGTAAACGTCATCAGGCTCATCGCGACAGTCGATCGAGTTCTTCGGCGGGCATCACAGGAAACACGGCGCCGCGCGAGCGCACGGCAAACATCGCCTTGCCCCCGATCTCCACCACCTCTCCGCGCTCGACGAGATCATACATGACCGCTCGCGAGACAAGCGCCTCCAGACGGCCACGGACGGACAGGTAAGGCTTGAGTTCATGGTTCTTGCCGACGATCTCGAACCGCAGCTTATGCTCGGGCCCCGCCTCAACCACATCGCCGACATTCGTGCGGAATGTCAGCACCGACTCACCCGCCTCTTCCGTCACGCTCATCTCGACCGCGACGAAATGGGCGTCCTCGACGCGGATGCCGACCTTTTCCACAGGCGTGACGAGATAGGTCTTGCCATCCTCGTCCTTGCGCAGAACCGTCGAAAACAGACGAACCAGAGGCTCCCGACCGATCGGCGTGCCCATGTAAAACCAGGTCCCGTCGGCCCTGATTTCCATGTCGAGATCCCCGCAGAACGGCGGTTCCCAGCGCTCCACCGGCGGCAGCGACGCCTTTCCGCCCGATGTTTGCGCTGACGCGCGCGAAATCAGTGCGGCGAGCCCCGCCGCATCTGTCGTCGCCTTTAGCGTATCGCCTGCCATCTTTGCGTCCCGGTTTTGTCTTTAGCCTATAACAGTCACGAGATAGTCATTCGAAACGTCCTTGTCAGCCGTCCTCTCGCCAATAAGTTAGTTTCAGTAACATGCACCTTACGCGTCCGTTCGATTCGCCGGACACGTCCAAAACCAATTGGAGCAGACCATGGGCATGATGCCAAATCCCGATGTTGCACTGGACGAGAAGGCGATCGTTGCCGAGGCCGAGAAGGCTCTCGCGGATATCGCAGCGATCCGCCAGGAAGTCGCCAAGGTCATCTTCGGTCAGGAAAAGGTCGTCGAAAACACCCTTCTCGCCATTCTCTCCGGTGGCCATGCTCTTCTGGTCGGTGTCCCCGGTCTTGCCAAGACCAAGCTGGTGACGACGATCGGCTCGGCCCTTGGCCTCGATGCCAACCGTATCCAGTTTACGCCGGACCTGATGCCGTCGGACATTATCGGCACTGAGGTCATGGACCAGGACGAAACGGGGCGTCGCTCCTTCCGCTTCGTCAAGGGTCCGGTCTTTGCCCAGCTGCTGATGGCCGACGAGATCAACCGTGCGAGCCCGCGCACCCAGTCTGCCCTTCTGCAGTCCATGCAGGAATATCATGTCACCGTCGCCGGCCAGCCCTATCAGCTGCCCGCCCCCTTCCACGTGCTCGCGACCCAGAACCCGCTGGAGCAGGAAGGCACTTACCCGCTGCCGGAAGCCCAGCTCGACCGCTTCCTTCTGCAGGTCGACGTTCTTTATCCGGAGCTTGCCGCAGAACGGCAGATCCTGCTGGAAACGACTGGCGTCGGTGACCGCCGCGCCAGCGCAGTCATCAACAGCACCCGCCTGCTGGAGATCCAGAAACTGATCCGCCAGATGCCGGTCTCTGACACCGTGGTCGACGCCATTCTGACGCTCGTCCGCTCAGCGCGTCCGGGCCACGGCAACGAGACGACAGACAAGAACATCGCCTGGGGCCCAGGGCCCCGCGCCGGCCAGGCCCTGATGCTCTGCGCCCGCGCCCGCGCCCTTTACGAAGGTCGCCTCGCGCCCTCCATCGACGACGTCTACGCACTCGCCGAACCCGTGCTTGAACACCGCATGGCACTGACCTTTGCGGCGCGTGCTGAAGGCATGACCGTCCGCGACGTCATCGCGGGCCTCGTTTCCGACCTGCGCAAGTAAGGGAGGCCTTAACCGCGTGGCATCCATCGGCCAGATCGTCGAGCAGACAGCCGGCAGCGAGGTGTTGAAGCGCGCGCGCCAGCGGGCCGTGCTCGTGCCCGACTGCATGGTCGAGGCCCGCCGCATCGCCAATACGGTGATCGCCGGCTGGCATGGCCGCCGCAAGCGCGGCATTGGCGAAAACTTCTGGCAGTTCCGTCCCTATGCCGATGGCGAGAGCTTCTCGCGCATCGACTGGCGCCGCTCGGCACGCGACGACCACATGTATATCCGTGACCGCGAGTGGGAAGCGGCCCACACGGTCTGGCTCTGGGCCGACATGTCGCCGTCGATGATGTACAAGTCGACGCTGGCCTCCGTCTCCAAGGAAAGCCGCGCCCTCGTCCTGATGCTGGCCCTCGCCGAAATCCTGGCACGTTCCGGCGAACGCATTGGTTGCCCTGGCATCATGGAGCCGATTTCCGCCCGCAACGCCGCCGAGCGACTGGCGACCGCCATCATGCACGCGCCGCTGACCGAAGGCCTGCCCGACACCCGCATGATCCGCGGCGCAAGCGACATCGTGCTGATCGGCGATTTTCTCGACGATGCCGACCGGGTGATGGAGCGCATCACGCCGCTCGCCCGCCGCGGCCTGCGCGGCCATGTGCTCGAGGTGGCCGATCCGGCGGAAGAGACCTTCCCCTATACCGGCCGCACCGAATTCACCGATCCCGAAACCGGCGAAAAGCTGACCTCCGGCCGCGCCGAGACGCTGCGTGACGATTATCAGCAGGCTTATCTCGCTCGCCGAGGATCGATGTCGGATCAGCTCCGCCGCATGGGCTGGAGCTTCACCCACAACCGCACCGATCGCCTCGCCTCGGAGGCCCTCGTCGCCGTCCACATGCACCTGTCGGGCATGCCGCCCGCAGCGGTCAGGAGTGCGGGCTGATGTTCGGTATGCCACTCGCCTTCGGCGCTCCCGCCATGCTCGGCGCCCTGCTCGCGCTGCCCCTGATCTGGTGGCTCCTAAAGCTCACCCCGCCGCGCCCGAAGGCGGAAGTCTTTCCGCCGCTGAAGATCCTGGCCGGCGTGTTGAAGCGCGAGGAAACGCCCTCGAAAAGCCCCTGGTGGCTGACGCTTCTGCGCATGCTGATGGCCGCGATCGTCATCTTCGCACTCGCCGATCCCGTGCTCAACCCGCGCAACGCCACACTTTCCGGCGACGGCCCGCTGCTGCTCGTCGTCGACAATGGCTGGGCAACCGTTGGCGACTGGGATCGCCGTGTCGAAACCGCGACCACCCTGATCGGCGATGCCGCTGACCGCAGCCTGCCCGTCTCGATCGTCTTCACCGCCGACGCGACCCATGACGCGATCCCCGGGACACCCGCCGTCGCCCTTGAAAAACTCGCCGCCGCCACCGCACGTCCGCTCCGCCCCGATCGGACAAGGACCATCGAGGCCCTGCGCACCACCTTCTCCTCGGAACGCCCCGGCACGCTGACCTATGTCTCCGATGGCATTGCGCGTGACGCCGAAGACCCGTTCCTCTCGGATCTCGCCAGCTTGTCTCCAGCGGAGTTCCGCATCGTTGAAGGCGATGGCGCAACAAGCGTCGCCATCACCGGCGCCAACAACGGCTCGGATGCGCTCACCGTCACGCTCTCGCGCCTGAATGCCGCCGAACCTCGCAGCCTGATCGTCGATGCGCAGGACCGCCAGGGTCGTGTCATCGCCTCCGGCCAGGTGGATTTCGCCCCCGGCACATCAGAAGCTTCCGGCGAGATCGCCGCCCCCTTCGAGCTGCGCAATGATTTCGCCCGCCTCTCGATTGCAGGCATCGCTTCCGCTGGCGCCACCTACCTGCTCGACGACGGCTTCCGCCGCCGCAAGGTCGCACTTGTTTCCGGTGACAGTGGAGACGGCTTCCAGCCGCTGCTTTCGCCGCTCTATTACATCGAGCGCGCGCTCGGCCCCTATGCCGATGTGGTCAAGCCCGGCCAAACCGACCTCGCCGTCGCCATCCCCGAGATCCTCAACCAGAATCCGTCTGCCCTGGTGCTCGCGGATGTCGGCCGCCTGCCTGCCGACGTCTATGATCCGCTGCAAGCGTGGATCAACCGCGGCGGCACGCTCATCCGTTTTGCCGGCCCGCGTTTGGCCGCAGCCCCCGCCGACGACCCGCTGGTACCCGTGATCCTGCGCCAGGGCGAACGCGCGCTGGGCGGCGCCCTCTCCTGGGCCGAGCCTCAGCCGCTCGCCGATTTCCCGACCTTCGGCCCGTTTGCCGGCATGCCGCGCCCCGAAGGCATTCTCGTAAAGCGCCAGGTGCTCGCCGAACCGACCCCGGATCTCGCCGCCCGCACCTGGGCAAGCCTCGCCGACGGCACGCCACTCGTCACCGTCGAGGACAACGGCGCCGGCCGCATCGTGCTCTTCCATGTCAGTGCCGAGGCCACCTGGTCCGACCTGCCGATCTCGGGCACCTTCGTCGAAATGCTCCGCCGTATCGTCCAGCTCACCCGGGTTGGCGCGGCCGAAGCGCAAGCCGACCAGTCCACTGCCGCCTCGCTGCCGCCCTTCCGCCTGCTCAACGAGCGTGGTGCGCTGACAACCGAAGCCGGGACCGCCAAGCCGCTCTCGCTCGGCCCGGAACGTCCCGAAGCCGCCACCTTCGACAACCCGCCCGGCCTCTACGGCACGGAAGACGGCTTCACCGCCCTAAACCTCTTGCCATCCGACGCCACACTCCGCCCGCTCCCCTCGCCAGCAGGCCTCACCCTCGCCCGCGACCCGATGGCCGGCACGGCTGCCACGCCGCTGAAGCCGAGCCTGTTGACTCTCGCCTTCCTGCTTCTCGTTATCGACAGCCTGATCGTGCTCTTCATGGGCGGCGCCTTCTCGCGTATGCCGAAGCGCGCTCCGGCCGCTGCCGCCTCGATCCTGGCCCTCGCTTTCGCCTTCGGTATCGCCACCACCCCCGGTCAGGCGCTGGCTCAGTCGGCCGATGCCAAGCCTGGAGACGAACAGATCCTGGAGCACCTCG encodes the following:
- a CDS encoding AAA family ATPase; amino-acid sequence: MGMMPNPDVALDEKAIVAEAEKALADIAAIRQEVAKVIFGQEKVVENTLLAILSGGHALLVGVPGLAKTKLVTTIGSALGLDANRIQFTPDLMPSDIIGTEVMDQDETGRRSFRFVKGPVFAQLLMADEINRASPRTQSALLQSMQEYHVTVAGQPYQLPAPFHVLATQNPLEQEGTYPLPEAQLDRFLLQVDVLYPELAAERQILLETTGVGDRRASAVINSTRLLEIQKLIRQMPVSDTVVDAILTLVRSARPGHGNETTDKNIAWGPGPRAGQALMLCARARALYEGRLAPSIDDVYALAEPVLEHRMALTFAARAEGMTVRDVIAGLVSDLRK
- a CDS encoding DUF58 domain-containing protein, whose translation is MASIGQIVEQTAGSEVLKRARQRAVLVPDCMVEARRIANTVIAGWHGRRKRGIGENFWQFRPYADGESFSRIDWRRSARDDHMYIRDREWEAAHTVWLWADMSPSMMYKSTLASVSKESRALVLMLALAEILARSGERIGCPGIMEPISARNAAERLATAIMHAPLTEGLPDTRMIRGASDIVLIGDFLDDADRVMERITPLARRGLRGHVLEVADPAEETFPYTGRTEFTDPETGEKLTSGRAETLRDDYQQAYLARRGSMSDQLRRMGWSFTHNRTDRLASEALVAVHMHLSGMPPAAVRSAG
- a CDS encoding DUF4159 domain-containing protein, with the translated sequence MFGMPLAFGAPAMLGALLALPLIWWLLKLTPPRPKAEVFPPLKILAGVLKREETPSKSPWWLTLLRMLMAAIVIFALADPVLNPRNATLSGDGPLLLVVDNGWATVGDWDRRVETATTLIGDAADRSLPVSIVFTADATHDAIPGTPAVALEKLAAATARPLRPDRTRTIEALRTTFSSERPGTLTYVSDGIARDAEDPFLSDLASLSPAEFRIVEGDGATSVAITGANNGSDALTVTLSRLNAAEPRSLIVDAQDRQGRVIASGQVDFAPGTSEASGEIAAPFELRNDFARLSIAGIASAGATYLLDDGFRRRKVALVSGDSGDGFQPLLSPLYYIERALGPYADVVKPGQTDLAVAIPEILNQNPSALVLADVGRLPADVYDPLQAWINRGGTLIRFAGPRLAAAPADDPLVPVILRQGERALGGALSWAEPQPLADFPTFGPFAGMPRPEGILVKRQVLAEPTPDLAARTWASLADGTPLVTVEDNGAGRIVLFHVSAEATWSDLPISGTFVEMLRRIVQLTRVGAAEAQADQSTAASLPPFRLLNERGALTTEAGTAKPLSLGPERPEAATFDNPPGLYGTEDGFTALNLLPSDATLRPLPSPAGLTLARDPMAGTAATPLKPSLLTLAFLLLVIDSLIVLFMGGAFSRMPKRAPAAAASILALAFAFGIATTPGQALAQSADAKPGDEQILEHLDNTHLAYVITGDAEVDRLSEQGLAGLTDFLTYRTTLEPAPPVGVDISKDELSFYPIIFWPISASAPMPSAAAISRIDAYMRSGGTVLFDTRDQGSTLGNEVGSSPNGERLQAILANIDIPPLEPVPSDHVLTRAFYLLQGFPGRYSGSPLWVEARQEALSSNSGVASSGDGVSPIMITGNDLMGAWAVDANGASVLPVVPADEMQREMSFRSGVNIMMYMLTGNYKADQVHVPALLERLGQ